The genomic region TGATCTCGGTGATTTCCTGCACGCGGTTGGCGCTGCTGCTCGCTTTCGAGCCGGCGAGCAGCTGAAGGTAGTCGACGACGAGAAGGTCGAGGCCATGCTGGCGCTTGAGCTTTCGCGCGCGGGATGAAAGCTGCGCGATGGTGATGCCGCCGGTCTGGTCGATGAAGAGCGGAATGCGCGACATCTCGGTCGCAACTTCCGAGAGCTTGCGGAACTCGGCCTCGTCGATCATGCCGCGGCGGATTTTTTCCGACGACACCTCGGCCTGTTCGGCGAGAATACGGGTGGCCAACTGCTCGGACGACATTTCGAGCGAGAAGAAGCCGACGATACCGCCGTCGACGGTATGCATCGAGCCGTCGGACTGACGTTCGCCACGATAGGCCTTGGCGACGTTATAGGCGATGTTTGTTGCAAGCGCCGTCTTACCCATCGAGGGACGACCGGCGAGGATGATCAAGTCGGAACGCTGCAGACCACCGAGCTTGTTGTCGAGATCGGAGAGACCGGTCGATGCGCCCGACAAATGCCCCGCGCGCTGGAACGCGCTGTTCGCCATTTCGATGGCGGTGGTCAGCGCTGATTTGAAGGTCTCGAACCCCTTGCCGTACTTGTTCTGCTCGGCGAGCGAGTAGAGACGGCCTTCGGCTTCTTCGATCTGGGCGCGCGGCGCATGATCGACGGCGCTGTCGTAAGCCGTGTTGACCATGTCCTCGCCGATGATGATCAGCGAGCGCCGGGTCGCGAGATCGTAGATCGTGCGACCGTATTCAGCGGCGTTGATGATGGTCGTGGCGTTGGCGGCGAGGCGGCCGAGATACTGCGGAACGGTCAGGTTCGAGTCGATCGGTTCGACGTTCTCGAAGAACGTCTTCACCGTGATCGGCGTCGCGGTCTTGCCGGCGTGGATGAGGGTGCCGAGCGTCTCGAAGATCCGGGCATGCAGCGGATCGAAGAAATGGTCGGGTGACAGGAAGCCGGAGACGCGATCGAGCGCCTCGTTGTTGACGAGGATCGCACCGAGAAGCGCCTGCTCGGCTTCAATGTTATGCGGCGGCTGACGGAAGGTCAGCGGCTCATTGGCCGAGACAACCTGTTTGAGTTTCTCGGTGGGGAGGACTGCGGGATCTGCCATGCGCCGGAAGCTAACCGATTCCGGGTCGCGACCGGGAGATTGTGCTCATGCAACCTGTGAAGCATCCCCGCTATCAACACGCTCCCGACAGGGCGCTGCAGAAGTGCTTGGCCGTGTTAAACTCGCAACGGCCAAGCAGTCCACAGGAGCGTGAGATCCTCAGGCCGATTCTTCGGCTTCGTCCTGCGGCGCGGCGCCTTCTTCGAACGCGGCGTCCGGATTGAAGGTCTCGAGTTCGAGGGCCTCTTCCTTGACGACGGCAACGTCTTCGCCGCGGGCCTGCTTGTCAGCTTCGTCCTGCGAGCGGGCGATGTTGAGCGAGATCGAGCAGATGACTTCCGGATGCAGCTGGACGGTCGCTGGCGTGACGCCCAGCGTCTTGATCGGCTTGTCGAGGATGATCTGGTTGCGGTCGACGGTGAAGCCGCCTTCGGTGATGACGGCTGCGATGTCGCGCGTCGAGACGGAGCCATAAAGCTGGCCGGTGTCGCCGGCGGCGCGAATCAGAACGAAGGACTGACCGTTGAGCTTGGCGGCGACGGCTTCGGCATCGGCTTTGTGGGCGAGGTTGTCAGCTTCGAGCTGAGCGCGGCGGCCCTCGAACACCTTCTTGTTGTCTTCCGTGGCGCGCAGCGCCTTCTTCTGCGGCAGCAGGTAATTGCGGGCGTAGCCATCCTTGACGTTGACGATGTCGCCCATCTGGCCGAGGCGGCCAATACGCTGAAGAAGAATAACTTGCATGTCTTTCATAGCTCCTGGTTTGAAATTGGGGGATTGCGATTTTCAGTTCGGCGCTTCCGGCGGCTTTCGTGCCGACCGGTAGCGGAAGACGGTTTCGGCGAGCCCCGTGATGGCGAGCAGCAGACCGAGGTGAGGGATGAAAAGGACTCCGATATAGAGAGCCGTCAGGATGAACGTTCGCCACTGCGAGCCACGCGTGAGCGAATGGATGAGCGCCAAGCCAACAAGCGCAAACGCCAGCGTGAAGGGCGCCGCAAAACCGGCGGCGAACAATCCTGGCATGCCGCCGACGAAGCTCAGTCCGATGGCGATCAAAAGTGCGAACGTCGCTCCCGGCGGCAAGGCGAATGCCGCGAAATCGGGCCACGGCCGCTGCAGCCGTCCGGATGCCAGCGTGATGCGGCCTGCGAGCCAAAGATTGATGAGGATCGTTCCCATTGCGAGAATGCCCAGCGCCCAAGGCAGGGAGTAAAGCGTCGAGCGGGTGATCTCGTCGATTTCAGACGCGCCGATTTCTGGAGCGCCGGGAATTTGCGACAGCTCCGTCTTGACGAAGCTTTCGACGACCGTGCGGAGCAACTTCGTCAGCGTATCGACGTCGCCGCCCATCAGCATCAGCGCCAGGATCGTGAAGCAGCCGGCGAAAATGGCGGCGGCGATGGTGATGCGGCCGACAGGATACCATTCGCGCTCGCCGTCATTCTCGCGGCTCAGCAGCGCGAGGCGCGTGCAGATGACGGCCGGCAGTGCGGTGCTGATGGCATAGACTTCGGCGGCGAGGGGGTTGGCCATAAGCAGCACGCAGGTCGTCGCGGTGATGGCGGCAATCGACGCGGCGATCGGGCCGAGACCAAGCCCGGTCAGATAAAGCGAGAGCGGCGTCAGCAGAAAGAGGACGATGCGGAGCAGGAATGCGCCCGTCGTCGCGGAGGCGAATACGACTGCGGAAATCAGGCCCGCGGCAAGGGCAAGTATGAAAGCGTTCGTCGGCATCTTCTTTTGCTGTCCCGCATCGGAGCGGTTAGAGCCAGATCCGGTTGCCCGTCCTGACCCAACTTCTTGGTTTGTGTCTTCCGACTCGCATTCTGCGAGCCGGCCGGAAGACACGGACATTTTCTTCGCGCCTCTCGACTCCGCTTCGCAGAGCCGGCCGGGAGGCGCGGTGGTTTGGTTTGCGTCTTCCTACTCTGCTTCGCGAAGCCGGCCGGGAGACGCGTTTGATGTCGCTCCAGGCGAGCGGCGCAACGCGCCGGCCCACCCGGATGCAGTTTACTTGATCACGTACGGCAGCAGGCCGAGGAAGCGGGCGCGCTTGATGGCGCGGGCCAGCTCACGCTGCTTCTTGGCCGAAACGGCCGTGATGCGGCTCGGTACGATCTTGCCGCGCTCGGAAATATAACGGCCGAGCGTGCGGACGTCCTTGTAGTCGATCTTCGGTGCGCCAGCGCCCGAGAACGGACAGGTCTTGCGGCGACGCTGGAAGGGACGGCGTGCGCCGCCGCCAGTGGAAGCGATTTCAGCCATGGATTAGCCCTCCGAACCGTTATTGGACTGACGCGGGCCGCGGGGGGCCTCGCCTTCACGCGGGGGACGCGGGCCGCGCGGGCCATCGCCGTCACGCGGGGGGCGCGAACGGAACGTCGAGCCGCCTTCACGGCCGCCGCCGAAGCCGCCACGGTCGCCGCGCGGGGGACCGCCACGGCCACCGAAGCCGCGATCACCACGATCACCGCGTTCCTCGCGGTCCTGCTTGCGCATCTGGACGCTCGGCTCGGTTTCGAGTTCTTCGACGCGCACCGTCATGAAGCGGATGACGTCGGTGTGGAGGCCCATGCGGCGCTCCATTTCGGTCACGGCCGCTGACGGGGCTTCGATATTGAAGAAGGCGTAGTGCGCCTTGCGGTTCTTCTTGATCTTGAAGGCGAGGTTCTTGAGACCCCAGTATTCCTGCTTCGTGATCTTGCCCTGGCCTTCTTCGACGACGCCCTGGAATTCCTTCATCAGAGCTTCGACTTGGGCCTGGGTCACGTCCTGGCGCGCCAGGAAGGTATGCTCGTAAAGCGGCATACGATTGGCCTTTCGGTTCGAGTTATAACGTCTTGCGACGTCTT from Hyphomicrobium sp. MC1 harbors:
- a CDS encoding replicative DNA helicase, producing MADPAVLPTEKLKQVVSANEPLTFRQPPHNIEAEQALLGAILVNNEALDRVSGFLSPDHFFDPLHARIFETLGTLIHAGKTATPITVKTFFENVEPIDSNLTVPQYLGRLAANATTIINAAEYGRTIYDLATRRSLIIIGEDMVNTAYDSAVDHAPRAQIEEAEGRLYSLAEQNKYGKGFETFKSALTTAIEMANSAFQRAGHLSGASTGLSDLDNKLGGLQRSDLIILAGRPSMGKTALATNIAYNVAKAYRGERQSDGSMHTVDGGIVGFFSLEMSSEQLATRILAEQAEVSSEKIRRGMIDEAEFRKLSEVATEMSRIPLFIDQTGGITIAQLSSRARKLKRQHGLDLLVVDYLQLLAGSKASSSANRVQEITEITTGLKALAKELAVPIIALSQLSRQVEQREDKRPQLSDLRESGSIEQDADVVMFVFREEYYIERTKPAEGTPEFADWMTKMSAASGKAEVIIGKQRHGPVGTVELSFEGQFTRFGNLARDYMLPQH
- the rplI gene encoding 50S ribosomal protein L9; translated protein: MQVILLQRIGRLGQMGDIVNVKDGYARNYLLPQKKALRATEDNKKVFEGRRAQLEADNLAHKADAEAVAAKLNGQSFVLIRAAGDTGQLYGSVSTRDIAAVITEGGFTVDRNQIILDKPIKTLGVTPATVQLHPEVICSISLNIARSQDEADKQARGEDVAVVKEEALELETFNPDAAFEEGAAPQDEAEESA
- a CDS encoding DUF2232 domain-containing protein, with protein sequence MPTNAFILALAAGLISAVVFASATTGAFLLRIVLFLLTPLSLYLTGLGLGPIAASIAAITATTCVLLMANPLAAEVYAISTALPAVICTRLALLSRENDGEREWYPVGRITIAAAIFAGCFTILALMLMGGDVDTLTKLLRTVVESFVKTELSQIPGAPEIGASEIDEITRSTLYSLPWALGILAMGTILINLWLAGRITLASGRLQRPWPDFAAFALPPGATFALLIAIGLSFVGGMPGLFAAGFAAPFTLAFALVGLALIHSLTRGSQWRTFILTALYIGVLFIPHLGLLLAITGLAETVFRYRSARKPPEAPN
- the rpsR gene encoding 30S ribosomal protein S18, whose product is MAEIASTGGGARRPFQRRRKTCPFSGAGAPKIDYKDVRTLGRYISERGKIVPSRITAVSAKKQRELARAIKRARFLGLLPYVIK
- the rpsF gene encoding 30S ribosomal protein S6; this encodes MPLYEHTFLARQDVTQAQVEALMKEFQGVVEEGQGKITKQEYWGLKNLAFKIKKNRKAHYAFFNIEAPSAAVTEMERRMGLHTDVIRFMTVRVEELETEPSVQMRKQDREERGDRGDRGFGGRGGPPRGDRGGFGGGREGGSTFRSRPPRDGDGPRGPRPPREGEAPRGPRQSNNGSEG